A genomic segment from Pseudomonas sp. M30-35 encodes:
- the fghA gene encoding S-formylglutathione hydrolase, which yields MSLENISCQKSSGGWHKRYRHRASTLNCDMTFAVYLPPQAEQGAKLPVLYWLSGLTCTDENFMQKAGAHKLAAELGLIIVAPDTSPRGEGVPDDQEGAWDFGLGAGFYLNATQEPWARHYRMHDYVVQELPELIEANFPVTDKRGISGHSMGGHGALVCALRNPGRYQSLSAFAPISNPMNCPWGEKAFSRYLGEERSRWREWDACALLAAATERLPMLIDQGDRDDFLLNQLKPQALQAAAQAAGHPLTLRLQPGYDHSYYFIASFIDDHLRHHAAALSEPV from the coding sequence ATGAGCCTTGAAAATATTTCGTGCCAGAAAAGCAGTGGCGGTTGGCATAAGCGCTACCGTCACCGCGCGAGTACGCTCAATTGCGATATGACCTTTGCTGTTTACTTGCCACCACAGGCTGAGCAGGGGGCAAAACTGCCGGTGTTATATTGGTTGTCGGGACTGACCTGTACCGATGAAAACTTCATGCAGAAGGCGGGGGCGCACAAGCTCGCTGCTGAATTGGGCTTGATCATCGTTGCCCCGGATACCAGCCCGCGTGGCGAGGGTGTGCCGGATGATCAGGAGGGTGCTTGGGATTTTGGTCTGGGAGCAGGCTTTTACCTGAATGCAACCCAGGAGCCTTGGGCGCGTCACTACCGCATGCATGATTATGTGGTGCAAGAACTGCCCGAGTTGATTGAGGCCAATTTCCCGGTGACCGATAAGCGCGGTATCAGTGGTCACTCCATGGGCGGTCATGGCGCATTGGTCTGTGCGCTGCGTAACCCCGGGCGGTATCAGTCTTTGTCAGCATTCGCGCCGATCAGTAATCCGATGAACTGCCCGTGGGGCGAGAAAGCCTTCAGCCGTTATTTGGGGGAAGAGCGCTCGCGCTGGCGTGAGTGGGATGCTTGCGCGCTGTTGGCGGCTGCAACTGAGCGTTTGCCGATGCTGATAGATCAAGGCGACCGCGATGACTTCCTGCTTAATCAGTTAAAGCCGCAAGCATTGCAGGCCGCGGCGCAAGCGGCTGGGCATCCGCTGACGTTGCGTCTGCAGCCGGGCTATGACCACAGCTACTACTTTATCGCCAGTTTCATTGATGACCATCTGCGTCATCACGCGGCGGCGTTGTCCGAGCCGGTCTGA
- the ftsB gene encoding cell division protein FtsB, which yields MRSPYWLFPILILLLAGLQYRLWVGDGSLAQVTDLKNQIANQQGENERLNERNRVLEAEVRELKKGMETVEERARHELGMVKDGETLYQLAE from the coding sequence ATGCGTAGTCCTTATTGGCTGTTCCCTATTCTGATTTTATTGCTGGCTGGCCTGCAGTATCGCTTGTGGGTGGGCGATGGAAGTTTGGCGCAGGTGACTGATCTGAAGAATCAGATCGCCAATCAGCAGGGTGAAAACGAACGTCTTAATGAGCGCAATCGAGTGCTTGAGGCGGAAGTGCGCGAACTGAAAAAAGGCATGGAAACTGTCGAGGAGCGGGCACGTCACGAGCTGGGCATGGTCAAAGACGGCGAGACTCTTTATCAGCTTGCTGAATAA
- a CDS encoding DUF368 domain-containing protein, which translates to MKKYFLLYAKGIAMGAADVVPGVSGGTIAFISGIYDELLKSISSLPRAALLAVRGRFAEAWVTANATFLLVLFAGILTSIASLARLITYLLEQHPIPVWSFFFGLVLVSAYMVSREISRWNWTRIISFAMGAAFAYWITVASPVHLNTDSLSIFFAGAIAICAMILPGISGSFILLLLGMYNFILGSVKALDITVLALFASGCLVGIVSFAGVLRWLLRCYRDLSLAFLTGLMLGSLNKIWPWKETLTWFTDRHGQQVPLLQANLLPARFAEISGQDPQVLWAMLLALLGVVLVLGLEWFAGRQQLSSDHNQ; encoded by the coding sequence ATGAAAAAGTATTTTTTGCTCTACGCCAAAGGTATAGCCATGGGCGCAGCGGACGTTGTGCCGGGCGTGTCAGGTGGCACAATTGCATTTATCAGCGGTATCTACGACGAATTACTAAAGTCTATCTCAAGCCTGCCTCGTGCTGCCTTGCTGGCCGTACGTGGGCGTTTTGCCGAAGCTTGGGTGACTGCCAATGCGACGTTTCTGCTGGTGCTGTTTGCGGGCATTCTTACCAGTATTGCCAGTCTTGCTCGATTGATTACTTATCTACTTGAACAGCACCCAATACCAGTGTGGTCGTTCTTTTTTGGCTTGGTTTTGGTTTCGGCGTATATGGTGTCGCGCGAGATCAGTCGTTGGAACTGGACGCGTATTATCAGTTTTGCGATGGGCGCTGCATTTGCTTACTGGATCACTGTCGCTTCACCGGTGCATCTTAATACCGATTCGTTGAGCATCTTCTTTGCCGGTGCAATTGCCATTTGCGCAATGATTCTGCCCGGCATTTCAGGCAGCTTCATTCTGTTGTTGCTGGGCATGTACAATTTCATCCTGGGCTCGGTAAAGGCTCTGGATATCACCGTTCTGGCTTTGTTTGCCTCAGGCTGCTTGGTGGGTATCGTTAGTTTTGCAGGCGTTCTTCGCTGGCTGCTACGCTGCTACCGTGACCTCTCGTTAGCATTCTTGACCGGCTTAATGCTCGGCTCACTTAATAAGATCTGGCCCTGGAAGGAGACGCTGACCTGGTTTACTGATCGTCACGGGCAACAGGTTCCTTTACTACAGGCTAATCTTCTGCCTGCACGCTTTGCTGAAATCAGTGGGCAAGATCCTCAAGTGTTGTGGGCAATGCTGTTAGCTTTGTTGGGGGTTGTTTTAGTTTTAGGTTTGGAGTGGTTTGCAGGACGCCAGCAGTTAAGCTCTGACCATAATCAATAA
- the truD gene encoding tRNA pseudouridine(13) synthase TruD, producing the protein MNEFELLGPKAYGDACGTALLKASAEDFQVDEVLDIPLAGDGEHLWLWVEKRGLNTEEAARRIAKAAGVQLKLISYAGLKDRQALTRQWFSLHLPGKANPDLSAAEGTDLCILKQVRHQRKLQRGAHAANGFTLRLTQLSADRDALDARLQVIREQGIPNYFGLQRFGFDGGNVFDARQFAERKDRPVQRNLRSRLLSAARSYLFNQALAARVADGTWNKAQVGDLLAFTDSRSFFMAGEAECSDPRLAILDVHPTGPLWGLGEPPSSGAVQTLEQRVGETEKDLAEWLAEADMAHERRILRLPIAGLTWHYPESDILQLEFVLPAGCFATVLVRELVDLLPTGHTDNPCVF; encoded by the coding sequence ATGAATGAGTTCGAACTATTAGGTCCCAAGGCCTATGGCGATGCGTGCGGCACTGCGCTGCTTAAAGCCAGCGCTGAAGACTTCCAGGTTGATGAAGTGCTCGATATTCCCTTGGCAGGGGATGGCGAGCATTTATGGTTGTGGGTGGAGAAACGTGGCTTAAATACCGAAGAGGCCGCAAGACGCATTGCCAAGGCCGCCGGTGTGCAGCTCAAGTTGATCAGTTACGCCGGGCTTAAAGATCGTCAGGCTTTGACGCGTCAATGGTTCAGTCTTCACCTGCCCGGCAAGGCCAACCCAGACCTAAGTGCCGCAGAGGGCACCGATCTGTGCATCCTCAAGCAAGTGCGTCACCAGCGTAAATTGCAACGCGGCGCCCATGCAGCGAATGGCTTCACTTTGCGCCTCACCCAATTGAGCGCCGACCGGGACGCACTTGATGCGCGGTTGCAGGTTATCCGCGAGCAGGGCATTCCCAATTATTTTGGCCTGCAGCGCTTCGGTTTTGATGGCGGTAATGTATTTGATGCGCGCCAGTTTGCCGAGCGAAAAGATCGTCCTGTGCAGCGTAATCTTCGCTCACGGTTGCTATCTGCGGCCCGCAGTTACCTGTTTAATCAAGCTCTAGCTGCGCGCGTGGCCGATGGCACCTGGAACAAAGCCCAGGTTGGCGATTTGTTAGCGTTTACCGATAGCCGTAGTTTTTTCATGGCAGGTGAGGCTGAATGCTCCGATCCGCGACTGGCGATTCTTGATGTGCATCCAACGGGCCCGCTTTGGGGCTTGGGTGAGCCGCCAAGTTCAGGCGCGGTGCAGACTCTCGAACAGCGCGTTGGTGAAACCGAGAAAGATTTGGCCGAGTGGTTGGCAGAAGCGGACATGGCGCACGAACGTCGTATTCTACGCCTCCCCATTGCGGGCCTTACGTGGCATTATCCCGAGTCTGACATTCTGCAACTGGAATTCGTCCTGCCGGCTGGATGCTTCGCAACCGTATTGGTTCGCGAGCTTGTCGATCTGTTGCCGACGGGGCATACGGACAACCCATGCGTATTCTAA
- a CDS encoding LysR substrate-binding domain-containing protein, producing the protein MNSWEGIDEFVAVAECGQFTAAANRLGLSSSQISRQVARLEERLQTRLFYRSTRKVALTEAGQTFLQHCQRLQDAREEALRVVGDLNSEPKGLLRMTCAVAYGERFIVPLVTEFMVRHPQLRVDIELSNRPLDLVNEGLDMAIRLGSLQDSSLVAAKLAPRKMYLCAAPDYLKHYGRPHSLSELERHNCLIGSSDTWSFKINQQETSQRVQGNWRCNSGQAVLDAALRGLGLCQLPDYYVLAHLRSGALISLLDNHQPPNTAVWALYPQQRHLSPKVRQLVDFLKAGLAKRHEYSQ; encoded by the coding sequence ATGAACAGCTGGGAAGGCATCGATGAGTTTGTCGCAGTTGCCGAGTGCGGACAATTTACCGCAGCGGCTAATCGGCTTGGCCTCTCGTCCTCACAGATCAGCCGTCAAGTTGCGCGGCTGGAGGAGCGCCTGCAAACCCGGTTGTTCTATCGCAGCACGCGCAAGGTTGCACTGACCGAAGCTGGGCAAACCTTTCTGCAACATTGCCAGCGCTTGCAAGATGCCCGAGAAGAAGCACTGCGCGTGGTTGGCGACCTTAATAGCGAGCCAAAAGGCTTGCTGCGCATGACCTGCGCAGTGGCTTATGGCGAACGCTTTATTGTGCCACTGGTAACCGAGTTCATGGTTCGTCACCCGCAACTGCGGGTTGATATTGAGCTAAGCAATCGCCCACTGGACCTGGTCAATGAAGGCCTGGACATGGCGATTCGTTTGGGCAGTCTGCAAGATTCAAGCTTGGTTGCCGCCAAACTGGCGCCGCGCAAAATGTACCTGTGTGCGGCACCCGACTACCTAAAGCATTACGGTCGCCCGCACAGCCTGTCGGAGCTCGAACGACATAACTGTCTGATTGGCAGTTCCGATACCTGGAGCTTCAAAATCAACCAACAAGAAACGTCGCAACGGGTGCAAGGCAATTGGCGCTGCAACAGCGGCCAAGCCGTTCTCGATGCAGCGCTACGCGGCTTAGGTCTGTGCCAACTGCCGGATTACTACGTGTTGGCACACTTGCGCAGTGGTGCACTGATATCGCTGCTCGACAATCATCAGCCACCCAACACTGCTGTTTGGGCGCTCTATCCGCAACAACGACACCTTTCGCCGAAGGTCCGGCAATTGGTCGATTTCCTCAAAGCCGGACTGGCCAAACGCCATGAATATTCGCAGTGA
- the fdxA gene encoding ferredoxin FdxA, producing the protein MTFVVTDNCIKCKYTDCVEVCPVDCFYEGPNFLVIHPDECIDCALCEPECPAQAIFSEDEVPEDMQEYIELNADLAEVWPNITEKKEALADAEEWDGVKDKLEHLER; encoded by the coding sequence ATGACCTTCGTCGTCACCGACAATTGCATCAAGTGCAAGTACACCGACTGTGTGGAAGTCTGTCCGGTGGACTGCTTCTACGAAGGCCCGAACTTCCTGGTCATTCACCCGGACGAGTGCATTGACTGCGCTCTGTGTGAACCAGAGTGCCCCGCGCAAGCCATCTTCTCTGAAGATGAGGTGCCTGAGGACATGCAGGAATATATCGAGCTGAATGCTGATCTGGCTGAGGTATGGCCAAATATCACCGAGAAGAAAGAAGCTCTCGCTGATGCTGAAGAGTGGGACGGTGTAAAAGACAAGCTTGAGCACCTGGAGCGCTAA
- the rpoS gene encoding RNA polymerase sigma factor RpoS, with the protein MALKKKLVPEFDVDDDVLLIEPAVVLGDMGDVETPAKRPKAKAKTAAPKQHKYIDYTRALDATQLYLNEIGFSPLLSPEEEVFFARLAQKGDPAGRKRMIESNLRLVVKIARRYVNRGLSLLDLIEEGNLGLIRAVEKFDPERGFRFSTYATWWIRQTIERAIMNQTRTIRLPIHVVKELNVYLRAARELTQKLDHEPSAEEIANLLDKPVGEVKRMLGLNERVSSVDVSLGADSDKTLLDTLTDERPTDPCELLQDDDLSQSIDQWLCELTDKQREVVVRRFGLRGHENCTLEEVGQEIGLTRERVRQIQVEALKRLREILEKNGLSSDSLFQ; encoded by the coding sequence ATGGCTCTCAAAAAAAAACTAGTGCCCGAGTTTGACGTAGACGACGATGTGCTCTTAATAGAGCCAGCTGTCGTCTTGGGGGACATGGGAGATGTAGAAACGCCGGCCAAGCGACCCAAGGCCAAAGCGAAAACAGCTGCACCCAAGCAACATAAGTACATCGATTACACGCGGGCATTAGATGCTACGCAGCTATATCTGAATGAAATTGGTTTCTCTCCGCTACTCAGCCCGGAGGAAGAAGTCTTTTTTGCCCGACTGGCGCAAAAAGGTGATCCGGCTGGCCGCAAGCGTATGATTGAAAGCAACCTGCGACTGGTTGTTAAAATCGCTAGACGCTATGTAAATCGCGGTCTCTCATTGCTCGACCTAATTGAAGAAGGCAACCTTGGCTTGATCCGCGCCGTCGAAAAATTCGACCCCGAGCGTGGTTTCCGCTTCTCGACGTACGCCACTTGGTGGATTCGTCAGACCATCGAACGTGCAATCATGAATCAGACGCGCACTATTCGACTTCCTATTCATGTGGTTAAAGAGCTTAACGTTTATCTACGTGCTGCTCGCGAGCTGACTCAAAAGCTCGATCACGAACCCTCTGCTGAAGAAATTGCTAACCTGCTTGATAAACCCGTCGGCGAGGTCAAACGCATGCTCGGTCTTAATGAGCGGGTGTCCTCGGTTGACGTATCATTGGGTGCCGACTCCGACAAAACCCTGCTAGATACCCTGACTGATGAGCGTCCGACAGATCCCTGTGAGCTGCTGCAGGATGACGATTTGTCACAGAGTATTGACCAGTGGCTATGCGAGCTGACCGATAAACAACGTGAGGTTGTGGTTCGGCGTTTTGGTCTGCGTGGTCATGAGAATTGCACGCTTGAGGAAGTAGGCCAGGAGATCGGCCTCACCCGTGAGCGTGTTAGACAGATACAGGTTGAGGCGCTCAAGCGCTTACGGGAAATTCTCGAAAAAAATGGCTTGTCGAGTGATTCGTTGTTTCAGTAA
- a CDS encoding peptidoglycan DD-metalloendopeptidase family protein produces MSFDAIQACIRNSNTRCLLSGLVLSLVLSGCSSSPAGGVQVLDRNGRPVPITSKQPHVSSGQYLVRRGDTLYSIAFRFGWDWKELAARNGIPAPYLLRVGQPIRFDGKKPSSVVVYKPSTSSSSTRTVSQSKPVSKAKPAANKAPVAAKSVQSVAGTSSGWMWPTKGMVIGRFSSNGSLNKGIDIAGDLGQPVLAASDGTVVYAGSGLRGYGELVIIKHSSTYVSAYGHNRRLLVKEGQKVKAGQAIAEMGSTGTDRVKLHFEIRRQGKPVDPLQFLPRQ; encoded by the coding sequence GTGAGTTTCGACGCCATTCAAGCGTGCATTCGCAATAGCAACACTCGATGCTTGTTGAGTGGTTTAGTTCTGTCGTTGGTTTTGTCTGGCTGCTCAAGTTCGCCTGCCGGTGGCGTTCAGGTTTTAGATCGCAACGGTCGGCCTGTACCTATTACCTCAAAGCAGCCGCATGTCAGCAGTGGTCAGTACCTGGTTCGGCGTGGTGACACCCTTTATTCGATTGCGTTTCGCTTTGGCTGGGACTGGAAAGAGCTGGCTGCACGTAACGGCATCCCTGCGCCTTATTTGTTGAGAGTCGGCCAGCCCATTCGTTTCGATGGCAAGAAGCCCTCGTCCGTGGTGGTTTACAAGCCAAGCACGAGTAGCTCGTCTACCCGTACTGTTAGCCAGAGCAAACCGGTTAGCAAGGCTAAGCCAGCGGCCAATAAAGCCCCTGTTGCCGCCAAGTCGGTGCAGTCGGTTGCTGGCACATCTTCAGGTTGGATGTGGCCTACCAAAGGTATGGTTATTGGACGATTTTCCTCAAACGGTAGTTTGAATAAAGGCATTGATATCGCCGGAGATTTGGGCCAGCCTGTTTTAGCTGCATCTGATGGCACAGTTGTATACGCTGGAAGTGGTTTGCGGGGCTACGGCGAACTAGTGATCATCAAACATAGCAGTACCTACGTAAGTGCCTACGGACACAACCGCAGGCTCTTGGTGAAAGAGGGGCAAAAGGTCAAAGCAGGGCAAGCAATTGCTGAAATGGGTTCAACGGGCACTGACCGGGTGAAGCTACATTTTGAAATTCGCCGTCAGGGCAAGCCTGTAGATCCTTTGCAATTTTTGCCACGCCAATGA
- the ispF gene encoding 2-C-methyl-D-erythritol 2,4-cyclodiphosphate synthase, with protein sequence MRIGHGYDVHRFGEGDFITLGGIQIPHHYGLVAHSDGDVLLHALADALLGALALGDIGKHFPDTDPKFKGADSRVLLRHVYDLIAAKGWQVGNVDTTIVAQAPKMAPHIEAMRTLIAADLQIELDQVNVKATTTEKLGFTGREEGIAVHAVALLVRP encoded by the coding sequence ATGCGTATTGGCCACGGCTACGATGTGCACCGCTTTGGCGAGGGCGATTTTATTACCCTCGGCGGTATTCAAATTCCTCACCATTACGGGCTCGTTGCCCATTCTGATGGCGATGTACTGTTGCATGCTTTGGCCGATGCGTTGCTCGGAGCCTTGGCGTTGGGTGATATTGGCAAGCATTTCCCGGACACTGACCCGAAGTTTAAAGGTGCCGACAGTCGGGTTTTGTTACGACATGTGTACGATTTGATCGCCGCCAAAGGTTGGCAGGTCGGCAATGTCGACACCACTATTGTCGCCCAGGCACCGAAGATGGCGCCGCATATCGAAGCGATGCGTACGCTGATTGCTGCGGATTTGCAGATCGAGCTTGACCAGGTCAATGTTAAAGCCACAACGACCGAGAAGCTGGGTTTCACGGGTCGAGAAGAAGGTATTGCCGTACATGCTGTGGCCCTGCTGGTTCGCCCATGA
- the surE gene encoding 5'/3'-nucleotidase SurE encodes MRILISNDDGVMAPGIAALHAALADYADCTVIAPDQDKSGASSSLTLDRPLHPCTLDNGYISVNGTPTDCVHLGLNGLLPEVADLVVSGINLGANLGDDVLYSGTVAAALEGRFLSRPAFAFSLLSHQTDNLPTAAYFARKLVEAHEQLDLPPRTVLNVNIPNLPLEHIRGIQVTRLGHRARAAAPIKVTNPRGKVGYWIAVAGDAEDGGQGTDFHAVMQGYVSITPLQLDRTFQDGFNSLQPWLESLV; translated from the coding sequence ATGCGTATTCTAATTTCAAACGATGACGGAGTGATGGCGCCGGGCATTGCCGCGCTACACGCTGCGTTAGCTGATTATGCCGACTGCACAGTGATTGCACCGGATCAGGACAAAAGCGGCGCCAGCAGTTCGCTGACGCTCGACCGTCCGTTGCATCCGTGCACGCTGGACAACGGTTATATCAGCGTTAATGGCACGCCGACTGATTGCGTGCACTTGGGCCTTAATGGGCTACTTCCCGAGGTGGCTGACTTGGTCGTTTCCGGGATTAATCTGGGCGCTAACCTGGGTGATGATGTGCTGTATTCCGGTACTGTCGCTGCGGCGCTTGAAGGCCGTTTTTTATCGCGTCCGGCGTTTGCTTTCTCCTTGCTGTCACACCAGACCGATAATCTACCGACGGCTGCCTACTTTGCCCGCAAGCTGGTCGAGGCGCATGAGCAACTCGATTTACCACCGCGTACCGTGCTTAATGTGAACATCCCTAATTTACCCTTGGAGCATATCCGCGGTATTCAGGTGACGCGCTTGGGGCATCGCGCCCGCGCTGCGGCGCCGATCAAGGTGACTAATCCGCGGGGTAAAGTCGGTTACTGGATTGCAGTGGCTGGCGATGCTGAAGATGGCGGCCAGGGCACCGATTTCCATGCGGTGATGCAGGGCTATGTATCGATCACCCCATTACAATTAGATCGTACTTTTCAGGATGGCTTTAACAGCTTGCAACCATGGCTGGAGAGCTTAGTTTAA
- a CDS encoding protein-L-isoaspartate(D-aspartate) O-methyltransferase, with amino-acid sequence MTSQRTRERLIQRLYEEGLSNAKVLEVIRRTPRHLFVDEAFSHRAYEDTSLPIGHNQTISQPYMVARMSELLLEAGPLDKVLEIGTGSGYQTAILSQLVERVFSVERIQGLQDRAKERLVELNLRNVVFRWGDGWEGWPALAPYNGIIVTAAASEVPQALLDQLAPGGRLVIPVGAGDVQQLMLIIRDEQGYSRHILDAVRFVPLLNGPLA; translated from the coding sequence ATGACCTCACAGCGCACCCGTGAGCGACTTATCCAACGCCTCTATGAAGAAGGCCTGTCCAACGCTAAGGTCTTGGAAGTTATCCGCCGTACGCCACGGCATTTGTTTGTCGATGAGGCATTTTCTCATCGTGCATATGAAGACACTTCTTTGCCCATTGGCCACAACCAGACCATCTCGCAACCCTATATGGTTGCGCGCATGAGCGAGTTGCTGCTTGAAGCTGGGCCGCTGGATAAAGTGCTGGAGATCGGCACTGGTTCAGGCTATCAGACCGCCATACTCTCGCAGCTGGTTGAACGGGTGTTCAGCGTAGAGCGCATACAGGGTCTGCAAGACCGTGCTAAAGAACGTTTAGTCGAACTGAACCTGCGCAATGTTGTCTTTCGTTGGGGGGATGGCTGGGAAGGCTGGCCAGCGCTGGCGCCATACAACGGCATCATTGTCACCGCTGCAGCTTCTGAGGTGCCACAGGCATTGCTGGATCAGCTAGCGCCAGGTGGGCGACTGGTGATACCGGTTGGCGCGGGCGATGTTCAACAGTTGATGTTGATCATTCGCGATGAGCAGGGTTACTCGCGGCATATTCTCGACGCGGTGCGTTTCGTACCATTGCTCAATGGGCCACTGGCTTAA
- a CDS encoding S-(hydroxymethyl)glutathione dehydrogenase/class III alcohol dehydrogenase, producing the protein MIKSRAAVAFAPNQPLQIVEVDVAPPKAGEVLVRIVASGVCHTDAYTLSGEDSEGVFPCILGHEGGGVVEAVGEGVTSLEVGDHVIPLYTAECRTCKFCTSGKTNLCSSVRATQGKGLMPDGTSRFSYNGEPVYHYMGCSTFSEYTVLPEVSLAKIPKEAPLEKVCLLGCGVTTGIGAVLNTAKVEEGATVAIFGLGGIGLAAIIGAKMAKASRIIAIDINPSKFDIARELGATDFVNPKDFAKPIQEVIVEMTDGGVDYSFECVGNVQLMRAALECAHKGWGESIIIGVAGAGQEISTRPFQLVTGRVWRGSAFGGVKGRTELPGYVEKAQKGEIPLDTFITHNMPLEDINEAFKLMHEGKSIRTVINF; encoded by the coding sequence ATGATCAAGTCTCGTGCCGCCGTTGCTTTTGCTCCCAACCAACCGCTGCAAATTGTTGAGGTTGATGTTGCGCCGCCAAAGGCCGGTGAAGTGTTGGTGCGCATTGTCGCCTCTGGCGTTTGCCACACCGATGCTTACACCCTTTCCGGTGAGGACTCGGAAGGTGTGTTTCCGTGCATTTTGGGTCATGAAGGTGGTGGTGTGGTTGAGGCGGTTGGCGAGGGTGTGACCTCGCTGGAAGTTGGCGATCACGTCATCCCGCTGTACACCGCCGAGTGCCGCACCTGTAAGTTTTGCACTTCGGGTAAGACCAATCTGTGCAGTTCGGTACGTGCAACGCAAGGCAAGGGCTTAATGCCGGATGGCACCTCGCGCTTCTCCTACAATGGCGAGCCGGTTTATCACTATATGGGCTGCTCGACGTTCTCTGAGTACACCGTTTTGCCTGAAGTTTCGCTGGCCAAAATCCCTAAAGAAGCGCCGCTGGAGAAGGTTTGCCTGCTTGGTTGCGGGGTTACCACCGGCATTGGCGCCGTGCTTAACACTGCGAAAGTCGAGGAGGGGGCAACGGTTGCCATCTTCGGGCTTGGCGGTATTGGGTTGGCAGCGATTATTGGGGCGAAGATGGCTAAGGCCTCGCGCATCATTGCCATCGACATCAACCCAAGCAAATTCGATATCGCCCGCGAATTGGGCGCTACTGACTTCGTTAACCCGAAAGACTTTGCCAAGCCAATTCAAGAAGTCATCGTCGAAATGACTGATGGCGGCGTTGATTACTCGTTTGAGTGTGTGGGTAATGTCCAGCTTATGCGTGCCGCGCTTGAGTGCGCTCATAAAGGTTGGGGCGAATCGATAATCATTGGTGTGGCGGGCGCCGGGCAAGAAATATCCACGCGTCCATTCCAACTGGTCACCGGGCGAGTCTGGCGTGGTTCAGCATTCGGCGGGGTTAAAGGTCGTACCGAGTTGCCGGGCTATGTTGAAAAAGCGCAAAAGGGCGAAATCCCACTGGATACATTCATCACTCACAACATGCCGCTTGAAGACATCAACGAAGCCTTCAAGCTCATGCACGAAGGTAAGAGCATCCGCACAGTCATTAATTTTTGA
- the ispD gene encoding 2-C-methyl-D-erythritol 4-phosphate cytidylyltransferase gives MTLQKLPAFWAIIPAAGIGSRMRADRPKQYLPLAGKTILEHSLACFLEHPRLKGLVISLAEDDPFWPQLPCASDPRIEVAAGGDERAESVLNALLRLVELDADEHDWVLVHDAARPNLAREDLDLLLAELAHDAVGGLLAVPARDTLKRASADGRVKETVDRSVIWQAYTPQMFRLGFLHRAMAEALVSEVVITDEASAIEWAGQSPRLIEGRADNIKVTRQEDLNNLARLWRDRQ, from the coding sequence ATGACCTTGCAAAAACTTCCTGCTTTCTGGGCAATCATTCCGGCTGCCGGTATTGGCAGTCGTATGCGTGCCGACCGTCCCAAGCAATATTTGCCGCTGGCCGGTAAAACCATTCTTGAGCACAGCCTCGCGTGTTTTCTTGAGCATCCGCGGCTTAAAGGCTTGGTCATAAGCCTTGCTGAAGATGACCCGTTTTGGCCGCAATTGCCTTGTGCCAGTGACCCGCGGATCGAAGTGGCTGCGGGTGGTGATGAGCGTGCCGAGTCGGTGCTCAATGCCTTGTTGCGTTTGGTGGAGCTAGACGCGGACGAGCATGACTGGGTGTTGGTGCATGATGCCGCACGGCCCAATCTGGCTCGCGAAGATCTTGATCTGTTGCTGGCAGAGCTTGCTCATGATGCTGTAGGTGGTCTGCTTGCTGTGCCCGCGCGAGACACCTTGAAGCGCGCCAGTGCTGACGGGCGAGTCAAAGAGACCGTTGATCGTTCGGTGATTTGGCAGGCCTACACCCCGCAAATGTTTCGCTTGGGTTTTTTGCACCGGGCGATGGCTGAAGCGCTGGTGTCGGAAGTGGTGATTACCGATGAGGCCTCGGCCATTGAGTGGGCCGGGCAGTCGCCGCGGCTGATTGAAGGCCGCGCTGACAACATCAAAGTCACCCGCCAAGAAGATCTGAATAATCTCGCACGCCTATGGCGTGACCGCCAGTAG
- a CDS encoding HPF/RaiA family ribosome-associated protein yields the protein MQVLVNSDKHIEASLDLVTNVRSRVEHKIRRFEDHLTRIEAHLSDENAHKSGTQDKRCQIEARMKGRDPISVTHNAESLHQAIDGAIDKLSTVLDRNVRKSRVA from the coding sequence ATGCAAGTTCTGGTCAACAGTGACAAACATATTGAAGCCTCACTCGACTTAGTTACCAACGTGCGCAGCCGCGTCGAACACAAGATCAGACGGTTTGAGGATCATCTGACTCGCATCGAAGCGCATCTCAGTGATGAGAATGCGCATAAAAGCGGCACCCAGGATAAGCGCTGCCAGATAGAGGCAAGGATGAAAGGCCGCGACCCCATTTCGGTCACGCATAACGCCGAATCGCTGCATCAGGCGATAGACGGGGCTATCGACAAACTCAGTACGGTTCTTGACCGCAACGTGCGTAAAAGCCGCGTCGCCTAA